TTACTGTTCACAAAAGTACTGTTTTAGGGAAAGGTCGCTGTGTAttctcagtttaaaaaaacaaagagaaatcaTGTTTACAAGCACACCTTGCTAAAACGATCTTTACAACGGTCACTAGTGTTTGAGAAAGACCTTCAGTTTCTGAAAAGTTTAATCTTAAAAGCTGTCACATGTTACAAGATGGTTTTGTTGTCTGCTCCCAGCACTGAAGAGAATGACACGTCTCATTTCTCAAACCCCAGCAACCACCGACGCTTCAAATTGGTtgacagcagaaaaaaagaaaagtactgTTTTATTACCCAGCATGATTTTTGACCTGAGATGGgaagtgtgaataaaaatatcaaaataaatcagGATCATGGTGAAATATAGTTACAACTGGACACACCATTGAGAGGCATGCATTTATTCTTGTCAGTGACAGAGATAACATGCAAATgcaagtggtttttttttttcttttgcaggatTTCCATATAGGAAACAGTTGCATGATCATTTTCCAACCACAGTCACAGACCAGACAAACACCAAGCTATCTTGATCAGATGGTTGCAATTGCAATActttccaaaaaacaaacaaataaaaaaagtcaaCCGTATCATACTTCAGTAGTTAAGGAAGTACTCCTTAAACGCCAGGTCCTCCGGAAGGAATCGGTTGAGAGAGTCTCTTTTGCAACAAAGTAATAACAAAACGAATCTAGACAGCAGGTGACATTGGACAGACACATTGACACCTGGACAAACAGACTTATATTTTGTTTTGCTCTGCAGTCAGTAATGACGTCTCTTCTAACCAGATATTGAAGGAAAATCCCCACGTGGCTCGGCGCGAAAGAAACCAGAAACACGAGCAGGTTGGCGTAAATGATCCGAACACACGCTCTGCGTCTCACACTGTCCCTGTGGGAGTTCTTTTTCTGGAGGGTCTTGATAATCTCCACGGAACAAACCACCAGGACCACCATGGGGATGATGAACCCGAACAGCTCCACCGCAATGATCACGGGGGTGTTCCACGTGGTCTTTGAGAAATTGTGAAAGCATCTGATGTTGGTGTAGCTGTCGCTGTGGAATTCATACACGGGTATGCTTCCAAACCACACTAAAACCCAGATTATAGCGCACGCCCCAAATGCCTTTTTTGGAGACCTTAAGGTTCTTGCATGGATAGGGTGCTTGATGGCAATGTACCGATCCACGCAAATGCACACGATGGTGAAAATGCTGCCGTACATGGAGATGAAGTAGAGGGTTTCCAGAAACGTGCAAACGGTCTTCTGCATAGTCCCTGTATAGATTCTGAAAGGCAGTATTAAAAGCAGTAGCAGGTCCATTAGCGCCAGGTTGGTCATGTAAATAGTGGATTCCATCCATTTCTTTAAAACCCTGCAGAAAACAATTAGAGCCAGTACGTTCAGGATGATTCCCACAATGAAGACGGGGATGTAGACCGCTAAGTGGAGCGAGTGTACAAATGCGTTGATGCCCTCAAAGGAACAGTTCTCCATGGCTGAGCTGAAACACAAAGCACACAATCAAGGTATAGCAGTAACAATGCCGAACACTACCGAGGCTCAGGGACATTCTATATAGAATCACACTGCTGGAACAGAACCGCCTTCAGTTACTCCTAAAGGTTAGTATTGCGCTGGAGGAGCCgggactgcctgatcatatgacttgacctggccacttttatcaggtgtgctgcggCGCAAACGTGACGCGGAACAGAACCTGGGAAGTATGAGAGCGGCGCTGAAACGCAGAAACACGACAAGTACAGCGGGACGATGttatgttaaacaaaacacaaacgctgACACGCTGttttaatacaataccaacaaatgtatgtgaaggaaaatacattggagagaaaTCGACAGGAGGGAACGGCctaggtttatatggattacagtggggcaatctccagggaaaaaataaaaataagccgcacctttttctcactcttattttggtagtagtttcgggttgtgtgtgtctccatgtagttttcttttagactgagttccaaatgcaaataaactcattcatattaaaataccagAGACAGTGTCTTGAGTTCCAGTTTGGCTTTGCACGACTTATCATACAGCTTTCTTATAGGGTTTCCATTAAGTTTTCAGGATGTCTTAGAACACAGCCTGCCCCATTTGATCcccaatcaaacaaaacaaataaaaaacagacaagcTGTAGCGTTGCACaactaataaaaaacaacattacataagGAAGCGCTGTGCACTATCCTTGTATATATGACGCATGTACCATAACAGAATCACTTTGAATATGGCTAATTACTGTAGATTTGTGAGGCAACTTTACACAAATGAAACTAAGAATATAAACTTGCAAGAAAAAGCAACGGCCATCTTGAAGAGCTTTCGTGGTAAATGAATTCATTATTTTCTGATCTAACTTTTCTGTACATATTTCCAATATTTGTTTTgcgggtttatatatatatatatacagtactgtgcaaaagttttaggcaggtgtgaaaaaatgctgtaaagtaagaatgctttcaaaaatagacatgttaatagtttatcaattaacaaaatgcaaagtgagtgaacagaagaaaaatctacatcaaatcaatatttggtgtgaccaccctttgccttcaaaacagcatcaattcttctaggtacacttgcacacagtttttgaaggaactcggcaggtaggttggcacaaacatcttggagaactaaccacagttcttctgtggatttaggcagcctcagttgcttctctctcttcatgtaatcccagacagactcgatgatgttgagatcagggctctgtggggaccataccatcacttccaggactccttgttcttctttacgctgaagatagttcttaatgactttcgctgtatgtttggggtcgttgtcatgctgcagaataaattcggggccaatcagatgcctccctgatggtattgcatgatggatacgtatctgcctgtacttctcagcattgaggagaccattaattctgaccaaatccccaactccatttgcagaaatgcagccccaaacttgcaaggaacctccaccatgcttcactgttgcctgcagacactcattcatgtaccgctctccagcccttcggcgaacaaactgccttctgctacagccaaatatttcaaattttgactaatcagtccagagcacctgctgccatttttctgcaccccagttcctgttttcgtgcatagttgagtcgcttggccttgttttcacgtcggaggtatggctttttggccgcaagtcttccatgaaggccacttctgaccagacttctccggacagtagatagGTGTaacagggtcccactgttttctgccaattctgagctgatggcactgctggacatcttcagattgcgaagggaagtaagcatgatgtgtctttcatctgctgcagtaagtttccttggccgaccactgcgtctacggtcctcaacgttgcccgtttctttgtgcttcttcaaaagagctggacagcacatctggaaacctctgtctgccttgaaatttctgcctgatgcagtataactaccttgtgtcttgttgctgtgctcagtcttgccatggtgtatgacttttgacagtaaactgtcttcagcaacctcaccttgttagctgggtttggctgttcctcacccagttttattcctcctacacagctgtttctgtttcagttaatgattgtgtttcaacctacatattgaattgatgatcattagcacctgtttggaataattgtttaatcacacacctgactatatgcctacaaaatccctgactttgtgcaagtgtacctagaagaattgatgctgttttgaaggcaaagggtggtcacaccaaatatggatttgatttagatttttcttctgttcactcactttgcatttagttaattgataaatataatctattaacatgtctatttttgaaagcattcttactttacagcattttttcacacctgcctaaaacttttgcacagtactgtatatatatatatatatatatatatatatatatatatatatatatatatatatatataaccatgttTTCGAGAGGGGAATAATGGTATGTTTTGGTCACAAATTACACAGTTGACAGAAATGAGAAATACGTATCACAAACTGCTTTGCCTTGAACCTTGCCGGACGTTGCCAGTAGTTTCTAAATTAGCAATAGGAAAAATAGCACTGTGTGGGAtttctatgtaaaaaaaacaaaaaaacaaaaacaaaagatcaaCACAGTCTGAAATAAACTTCCTTGCTTCTGAGATATCTTTCAACTTTAATAGTGTTACATATAATGACTTTGATAACGTTTTGCAAATGAACAAATATTCAGATTTTGTCTGAATCCTAAGcagatatctgaacatgaaaatatCATATTCGTACCAGCAGTATAGTTTCATAGATAGAAACAGTGTtgtataaagtacagtatctagtaTACCTTATGATACGTATTACTATAATACACATTATATATTTCATGTAATGGTCTATCTGTTATAAGCTACATAAAAGGTAATGGCTGTAGATGCCGATGACATGACTCTAGTTGATAATTTTGGATGGCTCAACAGAAATATTATGCACATTAAAGTACTTATGTATTTGCATTCAGTTATTTTagatacttatttattttgtttattcaaatGTTTGAACTGAATAATTCAGGCAGGATTTTTGAAATGTCAAAGACAGGAAGTAATGGAGCTGCTCCGGAACCTCAACTCCGGCTCCATGCTCCGGAGCGCTCCCGTTATCCAGCTCCAgcccagctccgctccggctccggCCACCCTGTACAGACTACCCTGTTGCAGAGCACTTGTGAGTGAGCTTTCATGGATCTGAAATGTGTTCAGTAAGCACttccttaaaacaaaacaaaagcaaactgCTTCAGTCTCCTAGACTTGCCTGAGaaaagacaggattttttttttttagcgctcGGAGTAAGAACTTGTAACCTGCAAATGATTATTATTGAGGTCCCATTCTCCATGCTGCCGTTGAACAAAAGTCTTGCGTGTTAATACATTTCCCTAATAGCAAACAAATCCATACCAGAGCTAGTGGGTTTGTTAAATATTAATTTCCCCATCTCCAGTGCAGTGCACTGTTGTATTGACACGGTaactgcagtggaaacacaagaGAGTGTAGGTAATGCACCTCTTATTTTGAAGCGTATTCAGTGTTTATTATGCAGATTTACACAGAGCACACGTATTCAGAGTCTTGGGTTTCAGCTATAATAATGTGTATGTAATATAATACTGTTCACATTAATAAATACAGCGAGGGACAAAAGTTTGTCAtaaccctgtagaattaactaattttgcttcataaagtcgaatgaaacctgctgaataacgttacgttaacatattgaattacataccgctttgtagttttctatcgaatagctgacaaaaattgaaaaatgtgacattttgaaaactgACATGAAATACTCTACTGCTGTTGCATGGCTTCCAGTAGTTTTTTgcgatttcattttgtagtttatttgattatatgatgttaaataaaatatctaaaatattattttttaattatgttaatCCTCAATCCTAATgttctaggtggtgcaaaacttttggccatagctgtagacccCACAAGATACAGCAGAGACTGCATGACACAAcaagaagatgtttttttttttcttagcacaGCCTGTTTTATTTGAAAGTAATTTAAACTTACATTTAGGTGTAGCTGCGTTTCCCGAAATACTACAGCACAGAATACATGCTGACTGCAGAGAACAGGCTAACCACTACTTCTTCTTTAGGGAGTttgagaggtacggtaaagctgTTGCTTAAAAGCCGTGGGATTTCAGAAACACGTAGTATTTTGAACTATGTTTTTGGTTTTAGTAATAAAATGACACACGCAACACTTTCTTGTTTCTGTTGAGTGGGTAGCAAACACTTGCCTCGGTTACCCTGAGCATTTTAAACTATCTGTTTACTGTGCAGTAAGAATTATAATTAATTTGGAAATTAGAACTGTCAGTGCATTTTTTCTCTGGACTAATTTAATTATCCTCTCCAGTTCTGTTGCAGTATATTAATCTGATGCAagtatacttattattattattattattattattattattattattattattacagtctctttttatattaaatattctgtcttGTTCAGATATAACGCTTTGTGCTATTATTAATATTCATTAGGGCTAAGAAAAAAAGGATTACACTACATACAAAGAACCCCCTTTAAATTGACTTCAGAAAAATACATGCAGTGTTGAACTGTGCATAACTAATCcagtcagaaaaaaacagatCTGGATTTTCTGTTGCTACATAGTTGCAGAATTAAGATTATTTTTACCTGAGTTTCCCCACAGAGGCAGATAATGACGAATGCTGCTAAAGGTATGTTCTGGAGTTCTTATCTGATGGAAGCAACTTGTCCAGTAACCGTTtcctcagaagaaaaaaaaaacatttaaattggaGTTTAGAAGGGTATGTGTAACACAAGCTTTCCATCAGCGCCGCTAATATGTGTGTCGAAGCTGCTTCAGGTTTTATATCTGGTTGTGATTGATTGATCTGTCACAGGTTGTCACAAAGTCTCTGAGTCCTATAACCACTTccttaaaagataaaaaaaaaaaaaaagatgaaatctCCTGAAATAATAACTTTTAACTCCGAGTTAACAGGTCTAATGAAATATCTGTAAAGATTAGAATTCTGTCTTGGGACATTTTtcagacaaaaaagaaaaactttgaAATTTGAGGATGTTTTTTCTAAACTGATTTGAAACCTCTTAATGATCAGTTCTCTTGTTTGATCTGGTCGTCTGGCCGGTTGTTTAAGGCGTTTCTTtcattataaacaaacaaaccaaaaagcaGGTGCTCTGTTATTTCGGGTTCCAGTGGTTTATTTTAGCACTCCTCGCACATACAGTAAATGAAAGAACACACTTCAAATCTGAGAAATAGTGACTACTCTCGGGTAATCAAACATTTTGGCAGCTGTCACCTCTGTTGATAAACAGCATTTGAAAAAGACCAACGTCGAATCTATCCGACTAAAAAGTTTCTTTTATATAGAGTTTAATACGGGTTTGATGTAATTGCAATTATCTTTACCCCATTGTTGTTTTCTGTTGCAAAGATAAAGCAGTGATCGCTGGGAAAAGTTTCTCCGAGCCTTAAACATCTTAAAATGAAaagtaacatttttgttttgaattcacACATTTTATGTCACACTCCCCTAAACATGTCTGCGTGACAGACTATTCTCTTGTGGTTAAAGCACTTATTCTTAGTGGGTGTACACATGAAAGGCTACGATAATGAATATATTTACTAGAAAAAGCCATTGGCATTCTCagcgctttaaaaaaaagaaaaatcttaaaAATAACTTTTGAAAATGCACTTCTGATTCCAGAATGCAGGTAACAAACTGACGCGTATGTTGCATTTATACTGTAGCCGGGGTGGTTGGTTTACAATGTAACATTTTCAACATGTCAAAATCGTGAAATAACAATAGTAACTATTGTTCATTAAGACAAAGAATGGACTTTATCatgagtacagctatggccacaggttttgcatcaccctatagaattaacacattttgcttcataaagggcagcagtgtggagtagtggttagggctctggactcctgaccagagggtcgtgagttcaatccccggtgagggacactgctgttgtacccttgagcaaggtactttacctagattgctccagtaaaaacccaactgtttaaatgggtaattgtatgtaaaaataatgtgatatctctataatgtgaaataatgtataatgtgatatcttgtaacaattgtaagtcgccctggataagggcgtctgctaagaaataaataataataataataataataaagtcgaatgaaaccaggtgaataatgttacgttaacatattgaattacataccgctttgtagttttccatatacttaacgaataactgacacaaatgtgacattttgaaatctaacatgaaatactatactactattatagcttccggtagacttttgagacataattttgtattttttttttaattatgtagacCCCAGTAaagcacacaagaaaaacaaatagcagAGACTGCATGACAcaacaagtattattattattattcatttcttagcagacgcccttatccagggcgacttacaattgttacaagatatcacattatacattatttcacatacaattacccatttatacagttgggttttatactggagcaatctaggtaaagtaccttgctcaagggtacaacagcagtgtcccccactggagattgaacccacaactctccagtcaagagtccagagccctaaccactactccacactgctgcccagtagctgtttttttttctaagcacAACCTGTAATTTAAACTTACATTTAGGTGTAGCTGTTTCCCTAAATTGTAGAGAACAGAATACATGTTGACTGCAGAGAACAGGCTAACCACTATAGTTCCACTTTAGTGGGCCCAGGGCTTTGTTTCATTTAATaaaccagagagagaggggaggggggggggggggggggggggggagggacagAACTGCTTAGTGTTTTTAcatcagttttttgttttatgttcatacatgtttattttttaaaattatgtctcaatcctaaaattgttaGTCATGCAAAACGTGTTATGCACAGCTGTACATTAATTACACATATTCAGTGTATCTTTATTCAAGTTTGGTTTTATACAGATTACTAGTAGACTTGTCATAGCTTGCACACGCTTTTTGCACTAGTCTATAGATGTCTTTTGCCACTCTTCCCAACAGATATATTTTGCCATGCTTCTCAACAGATCAGTTCGAACTGGCTTCATTCGACCATCTCTTTTCTCGATCCTGCAATACCTGGTTGAATTCTGGACTGGACACAGTATGGGCTGTGGCTTAGCACCAGGAACCATGCATCGCAAACAAATATCCAGGGAACTTCAGTTACGTTACTGAAAATGTCAATGGATCCAATAAGTCTAGGATCCAAATGCTGCTACTGTTTAAGTTAATAATACAGGGCTCTcttatgaaaatcaaacacttgacagtgcgtgtgtgtctcttaGGTCAATACATTGGAACAaatgtacatatacagtatgctgaCACTAATGGTCAGATTTATCAAGATCTTTACCCCATCGTGAAAGGCAAGTTAAACTGTTCGTGTTAAACCACAGTAGTACCGAATGACGACAGCAAACTTTTGAGTCCTTAAATGAATATTCTGAGTAGGTTGTTATTTACCGAAGACTTTTTTCACCATGGTGTAATTCTCACTGTTATTTGGTAAATGAACA
The DNA window shown above is from Acipenser ruthenus chromosome 17, fAciRut3.2 maternal haplotype, whole genome shotgun sequence and carries:
- the LOC117422836 gene encoding G-protein coupled receptor 55-like — encoded protein: MENCSFEGINAFVHSLHLAVYIPVFIVGIILNVLALIVFCRVLKKWMESTIYMTNLALMDLLLLLILPFRIYTGTMQKTVCTFLETLYFISMYGSIFTIVCICVDRYIAIKHPIHARTLRSPKKAFGACAIIWVLVWFGSIPVYEFHSDSYTNIRCFHNFSKTTWNTPVIIAVELFGFIIPMVVLVVCSVEIIKTLQKKNSHRDSVRRRACVRIIYANLLVFLVSFAPSHVGIFLQYLVRRDVITDCRAKQNISLFVQVSMCLSNVTCCLDSFCYYFVAKETLSTDSFRRTWRLRSTSLTTEV